From a single Caloramator mitchellensis genomic region:
- a CDS encoding glycosyltransferase: protein MKVLQINSVCGVGSTGRIATDIHQILKEQGHESYIAYGRGEAKNCDNAIRIGNDLDIYKHVALTRIFDKHGFSSKKATIDFIKKVEKINPDVIHLHNIHGYYINIEVLFNYLKTCNKRIIWTLHDCWAFTGHCAYFDYVGCDKWKKQCDNCPQKNKYPQSIFIDNSYLNYKRKKELFTGIKNMTIVTPSNWLANLVKESFLNEYEVKVIHNGIDLNVFKPVDGSNFRKKYNIQDKFIILGVANVWDERKGLKYFIELSKMIDENFKIVIVGLNEKQLKSLPKNIIGIKRTNSIDELVEIYSASDVFVNPTLEEVLGLVNLEALVCGTPVITFNTGGSVECIENNSEFIVEKVNIDDLIAKILKYKDKKDEEKDIIKKESIIRVKDFFDKDKKFYDYIKLYNNSCIV, encoded by the coding sequence ATGAAAGTTTTGCAAATTAATTCTGTCTGTGGAGTTGGTAGCACAGGCAGAATTGCAACGGATATACATCAGATCTTAAAGGAACAAGGGCATGAAAGCTATATTGCATATGGCAGAGGAGAAGCAAAAAATTGTGATAATGCAATAAGGATAGGCAATGATTTAGATATTTATAAACATGTGGCATTAACAAGGATTTTTGATAAACATGGTTTTAGTTCAAAAAAGGCTACAATAGACTTTATAAAAAAAGTAGAAAAAATAAATCCTGATGTTATTCATCTTCATAATATACATGGATATTATATAAACATTGAAGTTTTGTTTAATTATTTAAAGACTTGTAATAAAAGAATAATATGGACATTACATGATTGCTGGGCCTTTACAGGGCATTGTGCTTATTTTGATTATGTTGGTTGTGACAAATGGAAAAAACAATGTGACAATTGCCCTCAAAAAAATAAATATCCTCAAAGTATTTTTATAGATAATTCATATTTAAATTATAAAAGAAAAAAAGAACTTTTTACAGGAATAAAAAATATGACAATTGTAACACCTTCCAATTGGCTTGCAAATTTAGTTAAAGAATCATTTTTGAATGAATATGAAGTTAAAGTGATTCATAATGGCATTGACTTAAATGTTTTTAAGCCAGTTGATGGAAGCAATTTTAGAAAAAAATATAATATACAAGATAAATTTATTATCTTAGGTGTTGCAAATGTTTGGGATGAAAGAAAAGGATTAAAATATTTTATTGAACTTTCAAAGATGATAGATGAAAACTTTAAAATTGTTATAGTTGGGTTAAATGAAAAACAACTGAAAAGCTTACCTAAAAATATAATAGGAATTAAAAGGACTAATAGTATTGATGAACTTGTTGAAATATATTCAGCATCAGACGTATTTGTAAATCCAACATTAGAAGAAGTTTTAGGATTAGTTAATTTAGAAGCACTTGTTTGTGGAACACCAGTAATTACTTTTAATACTGGGGGAAGTGTGGAGTGTATAGAAAATAATAGTGAATTTATAGTAGAAAAAGTTAATATTGATGATTTAATAGCTAAAATACTTAAATATAAAGATAAAAAAGATGAAGAAAAAGATATCATAAAAAAAGAATCTATAATTAGAGTGAAAGATTTTTTTGATAAAGACAAAAAGTTTTATGATTATATTAAATTATATAA
- the wecB gene encoding non-hydrolyzing UDP-N-acetylglucosamine 2-epimerase translates to MKKLKVMTVVGTRPEIIRLSQVIKKLEKSEAIEHILVHTGQNYDYELNEVFFKDLELKKPDYFLDAATGTAVETIGNILIKIDPILEKEKPEALLVLGDTNSCLCAIAAKRRHIPIFHMEAGNRCFDQRVPEETNRRIVDHIADINLTYSDIAREYLIREGFPIDRIIKTGSPMYEVIQKKMKDIEKSDVLERLDLEEGKYFVVSAHREENINSEENFMDLVESLNAIAEKYSLPIIVSTHPRTRKMIETKGIKFNPLIQTLKPLGFNDYIKLQMNAKAVLSDSGTISEESSILGLKALNIRQAHERPEAMEEASVMMVGLKKERILQGLEVLETQEKDTLRLVRDYSMPNVSDKVLRIILSYTDYVNRVVWGKY, encoded by the coding sequence ATGAAAAAACTAAAGGTAATGACTGTTGTTGGAACAAGACCAGAGATTATTAGGCTTTCACAAGTTATAAAAAAATTAGAGAAGTCAGAAGCAATTGAACATATATTAGTCCATACAGGACAGAATTATGATTACGAGTTAAACGAAGTATTTTTTAAGGATTTAGAACTTAAAAAACCAGACTACTTTTTAGATGCAGCTACAGGAACAGCTGTTGAAACAATTGGTAATATATTAATTAAAATTGATCCAATCTTAGAAAAAGAAAAACCAGAGGCACTACTTGTTCTTGGTGACACAAATAGCTGTCTTTGTGCAATTGCAGCAAAGAGAAGACATATTCCAATATTTCATATGGAAGCAGGAAATAGATGTTTTGACCAAAGGGTTCCTGAAGAAACAAATAGAAGGATAGTTGACCACATAGCGGATATAAATTTAACCTACAGTGATATAGCAAGGGAATATCTAATAAGAGAGGGATTTCCAATAGATAGGATAATAAAAACAGGAAGCCCAATGTATGAAGTTATACAAAAGAAAATGAAGGACATAGAAAAATCAGATGTATTAGAAAGATTAGATTTAGAAGAAGGCAAATATTTTGTAGTATCAGCCCATAGAGAAGAAAATATTAATTCAGAAGAAAATTTTATGGATTTAGTTGAAAGCCTTAATGCTATCGCAGAAAAATATAGCCTACCAATAATAGTTAGCACACATCCAAGAACAAGAAAAATGATAGAAACAAAGGGAATAAAGTTTAATCCGCTAATACAAACTTTAAAACCACTTGGATTTAATGATTATATTAAGCTACAAATGAATGCAAAGGCAGTTTTAAGCGATAGTGGAACTATTAGTGAAGAATCATCAATACTTGGACTTAAAGCCTTAAACATAAGACAAGCCCACGAAAGACCTGAGGCTATGGAGGAAGCATCTGTAATGATGGTAGGATTAAAGAAAGAAAGAATTCTTCAAGGCTTAGAAGTGTTGGAGACACAAGAGAAGGATACATTAAGACTAGTTAGGGATTATAGTATGCCAAATGTATCGGATAAGGTATTAAGAATAATATTATCCTATACTGATTATGTAAATAGAGTTGTTTGGGGGAAATATTAA
- a CDS encoding capsular polysaccharide biosynthesis protein CapF has protein sequence MKILVTGSKGFVGKNLIAELKNRGYNEIYKFDRNTDKSLLENYTKDCEFVFHLAGVNRPQNEEEFMQGNFGFTSELLALLKKHNNRSPILITSSIQAKLDNPYGRSKKAGEDLVFNFGKENGNKAIVYRLPNLFGKWCRPNYNSVVATFCYNIANDLPIKINDPNVVLTLSYIDDVVEEFINALEGKENRNGEFCEVSKSYNVSLGNIAELIYSFKKSREERSIPNMSDEFTKKLYSTYLSYLPKDKFSYELKMNVDNRGSFTEFIKTLDRGQVSVNISKPGITKGNHWHHTKNEKFLVVSGKGVIRFRKIDSDEIIEYYVSGDKLEVVDIPPGYTHNIENLGDTDMVTIMWANEPFDPEKPDTYYLEV, from the coding sequence ATGAAAATACTTGTTACCGGCTCAAAGGGATTTGTGGGTAAAAATTTAATAGCTGAACTTAAAAATAGAGGATACAATGAAATATATAAATTTGATAGAAATACAGATAAGAGCCTATTAGAAAACTACACAAAGGATTGTGAATTTGTATTTCATCTTGCAGGGGTAAATAGACCTCAGAATGAAGAGGAATTCATGCAAGGCAATTTTGGATTTACAAGTGAACTTTTAGCATTACTGAAAAAACACAATAACAGATCTCCAATACTTATTACATCATCTATACAAGCAAAGCTTGACAATCCTTATGGTAGAAGTAAAAAGGCTGGTGAAGATTTAGTATTTAACTTTGGCAAGGAAAATGGGAACAAAGCAATAGTATATAGACTTCCTAACCTATTTGGCAAATGGTGTAGACCAAATTATAACAGCGTTGTAGCAACATTTTGTTATAATATTGCAAATGACTTACCTATAAAAATAAATGATCCAAACGTTGTTTTAACATTATCTTATATTGATGATGTTGTTGAAGAATTTATAAATGCACTTGAAGGAAAAGAAAATAGAAATGGTGAGTTTTGTGAAGTTTCAAAATCGTATAATGTTTCATTAGGTAATATAGCTGAATTAATCTATTCTTTTAAAAAGAGTAGAGAAGAACGTTCAATTCCTAATATGAGCGATGAATTTACAAAAAAGCTCTACAGCACATATTTAAGTTATCTGCCAAAGGATAAGTTTAGCTACGAATTAAAAATGAATGTAGATAATAGAGGCTCCTTTACAGAGTTTATAAAAACATTAGACAGAGGACAGGTATCTGTTAATATTTCAAAGCCAGGAATAACAAAAGGCAATCATTGGCACCACACAAAAAATGAGAAATTCCTTGTTGTAAGTGGAAAAGGTGTAATAAGGTTTAGAAAGATTGATTCAGATGAGATAATAGAGTATTATGTTAGTGGAGATAAATTAGAGGTAGTAGATATTCCTCCAGGATATACACATAACATAGAAAACCTTGGAGATACAGATATGGTTACAATAATGTGGGCAAACGAGCCCTTTGACCCAGAAAAACCAGATACGTATTATTTGGAGGTTTAA
- a CDS encoding nucleoside-diphosphate sugar epimerase/dehydratase — protein MFNNKTLLITGGTGTFGNAVLKRFLNTDIGEIRVFSRDEKKQDDMRKFYKNDKIKFYIGDVRDIQSIKNAMYGVDYVFHAAALKQVPSCEFFPLEAFKTNVIGTENVLTAAIECGVKKVTCLSTDKAAYPINAMGISKAMMEKVFIAKSRTVSPDRTLICGTRYGNVMASRGSVIPLFIQQIKSGQPLTVTDPNMTRFLMSIEEAVELVVYAFQNAKQGDIMVQKAPSARIGDLAQAIKEIFKADNEIKIIGTRHGEKLYETLLTKEEYLVAQDLGGFYRVPADNRDLNYGKYFEEGNRDLSNYKEYNSHNTTILNVEQIKKKLLSLEYIQQELREFNGLKEAAVTIEKLI, from the coding sequence ATGTTTAATAATAAAACCTTATTAATCACAGGTGGGACAGGCACCTTTGGAAATGCAGTTTTGAAGAGATTTTTAAATACTGATATAGGAGAAATTAGAGTATTTTCCCGTGATGAAAAAAAACAAGATGATATGAGAAAGTTCTATAAAAATGATAAAATAAAATTCTATATAGGCGATGTTAGAGATATACAAAGTATTAAAAATGCAATGTATGGAGTAGATTATGTTTTCCATGCTGCAGCATTAAAACAAGTTCCATCTTGCGAATTTTTTCCACTTGAAGCATTTAAAACAAATGTAATTGGCACAGAGAATGTATTAACTGCTGCAATAGAATGTGGTGTAAAAAAGGTAACATGTCTGTCAACAGATAAAGCTGCTTATCCAATAAACGCAATGGGCATATCAAAGGCAATGATGGAAAAGGTGTTTATTGCAAAATCAAGAACAGTTTCACCTGATAGAACACTAATATGTGGAACAAGATACGGTAATGTAATGGCATCAAGAGGTTCTGTAATACCACTTTTTATACAACAAATAAAAAGTGGACAACCACTTACAGTTACAGATCCAAATATGACAAGATTTTTAATGAGTATAGAAGAGGCAGTTGAGCTTGTTGTTTATGCATTCCAAAATGCTAAACAAGGAGATATAATGGTTCAAAAAGCTCCATCTGCAAGAATAGGTGATTTAGCTCAAGCAATAAAGGAAATATTTAAGGCAGATAATGAAATAAAAATTATTGGAACTAGACATGGTGAAAAACTATATGAAACTTTATTAACAAAAGAAGAGTATTTAGTAGCACAGGACTTAGGTGGTTTTTATAGAGTTCCTGCAGACAATAGAGATTTAAATTATGGTAAATACTTCGAAGAAGGTAATAGAGATTTATCAAATTACAAAGAATACAATTCGCATAATACAACTATTCTAAATGTAGAACAAATAAAGAAAAAATTATTATCATTAGAATATATACAGCAAGAACTTAGAGAATTTAATGGATTAAAAGAAGCAGCTGTTACAATAGAAAAGCTAATATAA
- a CDS encoding glycosyltransferase family 4 protein, with protein sequence MNKKKEFLFLCQFFYPEYISSAALPFETAEALVNAGLSVGVLCGYPKEYSLSTDVPLKEIYKGIEIKRLRYIQLKRSNFIGRIINYFSFTLAVALNFLYLKNYKTIIVYSNPPILPLIAAAASKLFKTKFIFVCYDVYPEIAYITNSISEGSIIAKLMNFINKVVFKYVNKVVALSSEMKDFLLLNRQQLKEEKVEVIPNWYEAKEIQDISKSYFNKLFQDLKPKENLIVGYYGNLGICQDLDIILRAIRELRNFNGIKFVFAGHGNKMRILKSITKEEELSNVIIYDFLHGQDFQDALNITDCFIVSLVNGLTGLAVPSKTYSYMMAGKPIIAIMGENSDIARDLIENKAGFVIQPGETSKLIDALKDLYYNQEKIKIMGENCRDVFLKKYTKEKCTNQYVKLMKEILEDE encoded by the coding sequence ATGAATAAAAAAAAAGAATTTTTGTTTCTATGCCAATTTTTCTATCCGGAATATATATCATCTGCTGCTTTGCCATTTGAGACTGCTGAAGCTTTAGTCAACGCAGGATTAAGTGTAGGAGTCTTATGTGGATATCCAAAGGAATATAGTTTATCAACAGATGTGCCATTAAAAGAAATATATAAGGGTATAGAAATTAAAAGGTTAAGGTACATCCAGCTTAAACGTAGTAATTTCATAGGAAGAATAATAAATTATTTTTCATTTACTTTAGCTGTTGCGTTAAATTTTTTATATTTAAAAAATTATAAAACAATAATAGTGTATTCTAATCCTCCAATACTTCCTTTAATAGCTGCAGCTGCGAGTAAGCTATTCAAAACAAAATTTATTTTTGTTTGTTATGATGTTTATCCTGAAATTGCATATATTACAAATAGTATTTCTGAAGGAAGTATTATAGCAAAATTAATGAATTTTATTAACAAAGTTGTTTTTAAATATGTAAATAAAGTAGTTGCTTTATCTAGTGAAATGAAAGATTTTTTACTTCTAAATAGACAGCAATTAAAAGAAGAAAAAGTTGAGGTTATTCCTAATTGGTATGAGGCTAAAGAAATTCAGGATATTTCAAAATCTTATTTTAATAAATTGTTTCAAGATTTAAAACCCAAAGAAAACCTTATTGTCGGGTATTATGGCAACTTGGGAATCTGCCAGGATTTAGATATTATATTAAGAGCAATAAGAGAATTAAGAAATTTTAATGGAATAAAATTTGTATTTGCTGGTCATGGGAATAAGATGAGAATTCTTAAGTCTATAACAAAGGAAGAAGAATTAAGTAATGTTATTATATATGATTTCTTACATGGACAAGATTTTCAGGATGCATTAAATATTACCGATTGCTTCATTGTGAGTTTAGTTAATGGATTAACAGGGTTAGCCGTTCCAAGTAAAACCTATAGTTATATGATGGCGGGTAAACCTATAATTGCTATAATGGGTGAAAATTCAGATATTGCGAGAGATTTAATAGAAAATAAGGCTGGATTTGTTATTCAACCAGGTGAAACTTCTAAATTAATAGATGCTTTAAAAGATTTATATTATAATCAAGAAAAAATTAAGATAATGGGTGAAAATTGTCGTGACGTTTTTTTGAAGAAATATACTAAAGAAAAATGCACAAATCAGTATGTAAAATTGATGAAAGAAATTTTGGAGGATGAGTAA